The following DNA comes from Verrucomicrobiota bacterium.
GCTTGACCTCGTGATTCGAGCCTGCCGCACGCTGGGCTTTGAGCAGCTCTTCATGCCCGCCGTGCCGCCGGAGCAACGCGGGAGCGACGCGCCGTTCTGGCGCTCGCTGGGGCGCGAACTCGGCTTGTTGGCCGAGCGTATGCGCGATGAAGGCATCACGTTGGGCTACCATAATCATCATTGGGAACTCGCACCCAAGCAGGGAAAAAAAACCGCCCTGGAGTTGATCTTTGAGGCCGCCGGGGAGAGCCCGTTGGCGTGGCAGGTGGATATCGCCTGGCTGGTTCGCGGCGGCGCCGACCCTAAAGAATGGATGGCGCGCTACCGGGACCGGATCGTTTCCGCGCACGTCAAAGATCTTGCTCCGGCGGGGCGGAACCAAAATCAGGACGGCTGGGCCGATGTCGGCGCGGGCGTGCTGGACTGGCGCGACCTGTGGCGGGCCGCCCGTGAGGCCGGCGCGCGGTGGATGGTGGTGGAACATGACAAGCCTGCCGATCCAGCAGGGACCGCGCGCGCCAACTACGCCTTTATCAGCCAGATGGGAGCTTAGACACGCCATGGCACGACTCGAAATCGGCATCATCGGTTGCGGCAACATCAGCCATTCGTACCTGAAGGGGGCAGCACGGTCCGAGCTGGTCCGTGTAAAGGCCGTCGCTGACCTGCGCATGGAGGCGGCCCAGGCCCAGGCCGCGGAGTACGGGGTGCAGGCCCTCACGGTGGACCAGTTGCTGGCTGATCCGGACGTTCAGATCATCATCAACCTGACCATTCCCGTAGCCCACGCGCCGGTCAGCCTGCAGATCGTCGAAGCCGGCAAGCACGTTTATTCGGAGAAGCCGCTCGGCACCCGTCATGCAGAGGCAGAGGCCCTGATGCTCGCAGCGACGGCCAAGGGGGTGCGCGTGGGCTGCGCACCTGACACCTTCCTGGGGGCCGGTCATCAAGCCTGCCGCCGCGCGATTGATGCGGGGCAAATCGGCCGGCCGATTGCCGGTAGCGCTTTCTTCGCCAACCACGGCGTGGAGCACTGGCACCCCAGTCCGGAGTTCTTCTTCAAGCGCGGCGGCGGCCCGGTACTCGATATGGGCCCCTACTACGTCACGCAGTTGGTCAACCTGCTCGGCCCAGTCACGCGCGTCACGGCGCAAGCCACGATGGGCAGCGCGACTCGGACCATCAGCAGCGAGCCCCTGAAAGGGTCAATCATCCAGGTCGAGGTTCCCACCACCGTCAATGGCGTCCTGTCTTTCGCCAACGGCGCCAGCGTAGCTATCACCACTTCCTGGGACGTTTGGCGGCACCGGCGCGCGCCCTTCGAGCTCTACGGCTCGGAGGGGAGCATGTTGATACCCGACCCCAACTTTTTCGGCGGCGAGCCGATGGTCATCACCAAACGGGACGACGACTGGACGCCCCTCGACATCGCCGCGCACCCATTCGGCAAGCCCAACCGCCACACGCGGGCCGGCCTGCCCATCGCTGACTACCGTATAATCGGCGTACTCGATATGGCTGCGGCGATACGTTACAACCGCAAACATCGCGCCAGCGGTGAACTGGCGATGCACGTGCTTGAGGTATTGGAGGCCTTGGAGCGCTCATCGATCGAGGGACGCCACATCATGATCGAGACGCCTTGCGAACGGCCTGAACCGCTGCCGCTCGGCGAGGGTGAAGAGGTTTTCGAGGCTTGAGGCTGCGACTTGGCAATGGCTGAGAACAAAAATCGGAATGTTAGCACATGTCGGGGATAATCCCGGGAGTGCCCGTTGCCGTGCGTCAAGGCCCGGTACCGCCTGCAGGCTCTCG
Coding sequences within:
- a CDS encoding sugar phosphate isomerase/epimerase — encoded protein: MGDTDILSIQLYTLRSLGELDRVLDAVKQAGYSHVETIGAHLEDAENVRAKLDARGLKVSSSHVSLAGLRERLDLVIRACRTLGFEQLFMPAVPPEQRGSDAPFWRSLGRELGLLAERMRDEGITLGYHNHHWELAPKQGKKTALELIFEAAGESPLAWQVDIAWLVRGGADPKEWMARYRDRIVSAHVKDLAPAGRNQNQDGWADVGAGVLDWRDLWRAAREAGARWMVVEHDKPADPAGTARANYAFISQMGA
- a CDS encoding Gfo/Idh/MocA family oxidoreductase is translated as MARLEIGIIGCGNISHSYLKGAARSELVRVKAVADLRMEAAQAQAAEYGVQALTVDQLLADPDVQIIINLTIPVAHAPVSLQIVEAGKHVYSEKPLGTRHAEAEALMLAATAKGVRVGCAPDTFLGAGHQACRRAIDAGQIGRPIAGSAFFANHGVEHWHPSPEFFFKRGGGPVLDMGPYYVTQLVNLLGPVTRVTAQATMGSATRTISSEPLKGSIIQVEVPTTVNGVLSFANGASVAITTSWDVWRHRRAPFELYGSEGSMLIPDPNFFGGEPMVITKRDDDWTPLDIAAHPFGKPNRHTRAGLPIADYRIIGVLDMAAAIRYNRKHRASGELAMHVLEVLEALERSSIEGRHIMIETPCERPEPLPLGEGEEVFEA